A region of the Cottoperca gobio chromosome 22, fCotGob3.1, whole genome shotgun sequence genome:
CCTGAgggatgctgctgctgttgctgctgcggctgctgctgctgctgagtttGTCCTGGGAACCTCTGAAAGCCACCCGAAGCAGCTCCCAGTGGAGACTTGCCGTGGCTTGCTGAGGAGTTGCTGCCCATCATCATGTTCCCAGGTTGTCGGCATCCAGTGGGGCCCATCATCCCGTAGGCCCCACCGCCGTAGCCCGCCCGGTACCCCGGGTACTGATTGTACTGGTTGTTCTGGTACCCTGCTTCGTGGGAGTTCTCCATGCTGTTATGTGCCGAGGAGTGCGTTATCCCCATCccactgctctgctgctgatgtCCGCCATGTTGCTCATAAGAGGGCCTTGGAGTGTAATAGTTGTTATTAAACTCAGAGTTGTTACTAGTTGGTCCCAAGTTAGAGTGTTCATACCTGGTACCCATCATCCTCTCCGCGGGTTTACAGATGAGGTCCCCCTCACCTTTTCCTggcatgtgctgctgctgtggctcCCCCTGGCCCCCCAACAGGTTCTCTTTGCCGCCATGGTGCTGGTGATCCATACCCCTGTCCCCACGGGGCCCCTGACCGTTGTTATTGGCGGTGTTGTTACTTTGGATCTGTCGCTGCTGATGTGGCGCAAATTGGCCGAATTGCGGCGGCGGCTGCTGCGGCGGCGGCGGTTGAGACTGAGGGGGATCTCCGCTCCCCACACATTTCAGCTTGTGGTTCGCGATCAAACCCGTTTCCATCGAGGAAGTGGTTGAATTAGTCGAAGCCGAGGCGGACGTGAGGTTATTTCCATCCTTGTCGTGGCCGTCCGAAGCGTTGTGAGTCGTGGAAGTTGAATGAACCATGTTGAGCTCGTTTCGGCGGTGATGGTCTACATTATTCAGGGTCCCATCTCCGGCACCCAGCATCGGTCCTGTCCGCTGTACGGTCCCTGCTCCTCCTGATTTCCCCGAATTGAGCTCCGGACCCAAACCGCTGGCtaatttcttatttttgttattaGTTCTGGTCGGAGCCGATGCAACTTGCGCAGCCATGGTCACTCCAACATCTCAGCGCGCAGTGACAGCGAGCCCCGACCAGccgtgcacacacagagaataatacaagagggaagaaaaacacaagctgGGAGGAGAAAAATGTATTCGGTGGAAAAGCAAGCTTTGTTGTAGCGCTGGTGTTGCTGTGGTGGTGGTGAAACGGTGCGTCAGTGAGGCTTCATGTTGAAAGTTTCTCTGCCAGGTTTAAAcgaaacttttttttcttcccccctcCGCCTCTCCTCCATCCCGGTTCTCGGTAATATGTAGCAGCGTCTCCCGGAGCCCTTGTGGCCCAGCATGGCATGAGAGAGAGCGGGCTCCACCAGCTTATCCACCTCCAGGGCTCCGGCGCGCCTCACATGGAAAATCCGGACTGGATCGAGCCATTACGCGCGATGCATtttgatgtttctgtgttttacgATGCTTTGAAGGTTGattttacaacaaaaaacataaattgaTGCCTGCAGTATTTTCACAATACATATATTTCCTCAATGTCATTAAACTATcgagatttattttattaatcgcAGCTCAGACGGTCAAGGAATGACTCCTTCCATTAAGTTCAAAGTGCATATTACttttaaacaaacagcaacCGTGGCAGATCGGGCATTTCCAATCCCCGCACGGACATTGCTCCTCCGGTCCACATGGATTCTTCAAATAAACCCACCAGCAGATGTTAAGTTTGCCCGAGCGAGTATCTCCACAATTATCCAGACCTGCTTTTCCCTCTTCCCACCCTCTCTGTCCCTCGGCTCAAGCCAgttctctgcagctctgacagGAGTCGGACACGCAACCACAAGCTGTGCGCAATAATGTTGCCGTCAGAATAAGAATGCAATCACACTTTATAGCAGCTATAATGTTGTAATATCTGTACCACAGAGTTCATCCCCTATACACGCTCCGATCACTTCTATTCAGCTTGAAAGGAGTAATGTTCCCCTTCAACAAAGAACCACAGGCAATTGTGTAATAAGAGTGAAACCATGGAAATATCACTAACTATAAACTCTATATTATTATAGGGGACTAGTCAGGTGCCACAGCAGATAAAAATTGCCATTCAGTACAATTAGGTCACTATAAACTCAGTGTACATCTCCAAAGGAATGCAATAtgaatattatgaatattaaagcCATTCTTCATTAGGGTCCTATTTGAATAAAAGGCTACACTCTTTAATTTCCTTCATTGGATTTACTTTGTCAAAGAGGAGCCTGTCTGAAAtgataatgaaatataaaaaataaaaagaagaaaaaaaatcaaccCCAGGCTGCAGTGTAGGACCACACAAAACCAAAGTCTACAAGATATGCAATCCCATCAGTGGTATTCAaacatgaaatgtaaaatagtgCTTAGTAAAGAAGCTGGGGTGTCTGTTGGGACTTGAATGAGCAGAGGGTCTGCTTTGATGAGATCAGATGCATTTGATCAACAGAGGGAGCTGTGGatgaaagagaggggagaggggaggggtgggAAGGGAAGGATTTGGGGATGAGAGTTGTGCTAAGGATGGccatgataatgatgatgactGGTGGCGGTGGGAACAAAATGCAATGATGATGACAACGAAGATGTCAGTGGCGGAGGTAATGATGACCATAGTAATGGTGATGACTGGGTAGCGATGACCATATTTTTCTAACACCTAATTGTTGCTTCAGGTCACACAATGGGGAAATAAGGAGGCACAATTCACTCTGACTTATACTGTGTACAGTGTAAGCTAATTCACTCTGAAGCCATGTCCATGACAATGGGAAGACCCCTGCTGGAGATACAGTGTTAGTACAAgttagagtaaaaaaaaaaaaaggatgtatACAAATACAAGCAGAAACACACCTTCAGTAGGACTGAGAAATGAGGGTGAGGATAGGACAGCcttattatataaatgaatgaTATCACtacatgaagaaaaacaaaatcctattattattattattgcagcaAAAGGCTTAATCTCACTTTTCCAAATGGAAGCTCACTCAAAGGAGAATAAAAGTGAGTGACATCCCTGGAAACCTCTCCCAGCCGTTTGCCTTTATGAGCCCATATGGCAGAGAATAAAATCTATAACGTTATTATGGTCCAACTACAAAGTCTCTATGGTGCTCACCATTCACTCAGGCCCAGCCTATAGCATCAACAAGACCAGATGGCTATTTATGTATAGGACACCCCGAGAAGACATCACATTTACACCCTCCTtgtatgcaagtgtgtgtgcgagcgAAAAAATGTGTAGGTGACATTAAGTAACTGCTGTTGGTCTGTGTAGACGAAACGATATCTCCTTAAATGATCCATGAATTTCTTCATGTTAGGGATTCATCACTGGTTATGTGCACAAGCCTCATCCACACCCTTCCTGCTCTCTGTACTTTTGCACATGACGATTCTGGCTCCCATCAGTGTCCCAGATCAAAGCCTCGGCTCTGATCTCATCTAGAGCAACA
Encoded here:
- the LOC115027725 gene encoding AT-rich interactive domain-containing protein 1B-like — its product is MAAQVASAPTRTNNKNKKLASGLGPELNSGKSGGAGTVQRTGPMLGAGDGTLNNVDHHRRNELNMVHSTSTTHNASDGHDKDGNNLTSASASTNSTTSSMETGLIANHKLKCVGSGDPPQSQPPPPQQPPPQFGQFAPHQQRQIQSNNTANNNGQGPRGDRGMDHQHHGGKENLLGGQGEPQQQHMPGKGEGDLICKPAERMMGTRYEHSNLGPTSNNSEFNNNYYTPRPSYEQHGGHQQQSSGMGITHSSAHNSMENSHEAGYQNNQYNQYPGYRAGYGGGAYGMMGPTGCRQPGNMMMGSNSSASHGKSPLGAASGGFQRFPGQTQQQQQPQQQQQQHPSGATPTLNQLLTSPSPMMRGYGGAYQDYSGSPAQQQAGMGLGKDVGAQYGANSAHGWGGQQRNHPQMSPGNGGQGLGRAQVSSMDFMAMKRSQLYSMANNPYSTPQQPGGGPYPPSQPYTSPPPHRYPMSMQGRGQMSMGGMQYPQQQQVAPYGQQGMGGYSQQQQQQQQQQQAGQQGNPPYFSPPQQTPPGPTQSPYLQPRPPPQQPEGSISLHGVTLVHSLALDQNRAEQN